The Methanosphaera sp. BMS genome contains a region encoding:
- a CDS encoding zinc ribbon domain-containing protein — MHKCNNCGHMNPDYINVCLECGCDLDTLVPRQFNDDVDESEEEYELTQEELNKLRSKNKLPYDSVASDDKLPDNVILDDDAHDDCDCGVDHEATYQKEELKGSDDAHYTVDHYNDNYYARNAYEQEVLPVNLNGHKSYYSYLQSLKDEVPEIGKNFITKRIDKKSAIAIFVLLLALVAIITPVIAQSEYNSYERTQFNTFSTVALNNELASNQLLAQIATSNQTPEDKVTQLNNLSTTLDSSIKNTEQFNNFTFNSTRHEFLELQIEALKIDKKNIDMYQELYQIQADYMNNKISDAEVQERISKLPDPSADLSKMEDIHVRLYDIIDKDPIIKSDFNNNRVTPIYQTLASNVNATNNTTANNTTTNNSTN; from the coding sequence TTGCACAAATGCAACAATTGTGGTCATATGAACCCCGACTACATCAATGTATGTCTTGAATGCGGCTGTGACTTGGACACGCTTGTGCCACGCCAGTTTAATGATGATGTTGATGAATCAGAGGAGGAATATGAGCTTACACAAGAGGAATTAAACAAACTTAGAAGCAAAAACAAACTCCCATATGATAGCGTTGCGAGTGACGATAAGTTACCCGATAATGTCATCCTGGATGATGACGCCCATGATGACTGTGACTGTGGAGTAGATCATGAAGCAACATATCAAAAGGAAGAGTTGAAAGGTAGTGATGATGCACATTATACGGTTGATCACTATAATGACAATTATTATGCAAGAAATGCCTATGAACAGGAGGTACTTCCCGTTAACCTGAACGGTCATAAGAGTTACTACTCTTATCTTCAGAGCCTGAAGGATGAAGTGCCTGAAATTGGGAAAAACTTCATTACAAAAAGAATTGATAAAAAGTCAGCCATAGCAATATTTGTATTACTTCTTGCACTTGTAGCTATCATCACCCCTGTAATAGCCCAGAGTGAATATAATTCATATGAAAGAACCCAGTTTAACACTTTCAGTACTGTGGCATTGAATAATGAGTTAGCCTCCAATCAGTTATTGGCACAGATTGCAACCAGTAATCAGACGCCTGAGGATAAGGTGACACAGTTAAACAATCTAAGTACAACGCTTGATTCATCCATTAAGAATACCGAGCAATTCAATAACTTCACATTTAACTCTACACGACATGAATTCCTTGAGTTACAGATAGAGGCACTTAAGATTGACAAGAAAAATATTGACATGTATCAGGAGTTATATCAGATACAGGCCGATTACATGAACAATAAGATTAGTGACGCGGAGGTTCAGGAAAGAATCAGCAAACTGCCTGATCCATCAGCGGATTTATCAAAAATGGAGGATATCCATGTGAGACTCTATGATATTATCGATAAGGATCCTATCATAAAGTCCGACTTTAACAATAACAGGGTTACTCCTATCTATCAGACATTGGCTTCAAACGTAAATGCTACAAATAACACTACGGCAAATAACACTACAACAAACAATAGCACCAATTAA